A region from the Arachis ipaensis cultivar K30076 chromosome B01, Araip1.1, whole genome shotgun sequence genome encodes:
- the LOC107634299 gene encoding UDP-glucose 6-dehydrogenase 3 translates to MVKLCGIGAGYVGGPTMAVIALKCPSIEVAVVDISQSRISAWNSDKLPIYEPGLENVVKQCRGKNLIFSTDVERHVQEADIIFVSVNTPTKARGLGAGKAADLTYWESAARMIADVCTSDKIVVEKSTVPVRTAEAIEQILAHKSKGIKYQILSNPEFLSEGTAVQDLLEPDRVLIGGNEGPEGQEAIKKLKDIYAHWVSEDKIITTNIWSAELSKLADNAFLAQRISSINAMSALCEATGAQVSQVSLALSKNPKIGPRFLNASVGFGGSCFQKDILNLVYICECNGLVEVANYWKQVIKVNDYQKSRFVQRVVSSMFNTVSGKKIAVLGFAFKKDTSDTRKTPAIDVCKGLLGDDACLSIYDPRVSADQIKKDLSMNNVQWDHPIHLQPLSSSSSNGLEHVDIAEDVYEATKDAHGICILTEWDEFKGIDFQRVFDDMQKPAFVFDGRNILDVGKLREIGFIVYSIGSPVEQWLNNTVNSAVPF, encoded by the coding sequence ATGGTGAAGCTATGTGGAATAGGGGCAGGGTATGTAGGGGGTCCTACAATGGCAGTTATTGCTCTAAAATGCCCCTCAATTGAAGTGGCTGTGGTTGACATATCTCAATCTCGCATATCAGCATGGAACAGTGACAAACTCCCAATCTATGAGCCTGGCCTAGAAAATGTGGTGAAACAATGCAGAGGGAAAAATCTCATCTTCAGCACAGATGTGGAGAGGCATGTCCAAGAAGCTGACATCATCTTTGTCTCGGTGAACACGCCGACAAAGGCAAGAGGCCTTGGAGCCGGCAAGGCAGCTGACTTGACTTATTGGGAGAGCGCAGCCCGGATGATCGCCGATGTGTGCACCTCAGACAAGATTGTTGTTGAAAAATCTACTGTCCCGGTGCGCACGGCCGAGGCAATAGAACAAATCTTAGCACATAAGAGCAAGGGAATCAAGTATCAGATTCTGTCGAATCCAGAGTTTCTTTCAGAGGGGACAGCTGTACAGGACCTTCTAGAACCTGACAGGGTCCTAATTGGAGGGAATGAAGGCCCTGAAGGCCAAGAAGCAATCAAGAAACTGAAGGATATATATGCTCATTGGGTGAGTGAAGACAAAATCATAACAACAAACATTTGGTCTGCAGAACTTTCCAAGTTAGCTGATAATGCATTCTTGGCTCAAAGGATCTCATCAATCAATGCAATGTCAGCACTGTGTGAGGCCACTGGTGCTCAAGTCTCTCAGGTTTCCCTTGCACTAAGCAAGAACCCGAAAATCGGGCCGAGATTCCTGAATGCCAGTGTTGGCTTTGGTGGTTCTTGTTTCCAGAAGGACATACTCAATTTGGTGTATATTTGTGAATGTAATGGCCTTGTCGAGGTGGCGAATTACTGGAAGCAAGTGATCAAGGTGAATGACTACCAGAAGAGCCGATTCGTCCAACGAGTCGTGTCATCCATGTTCAACACAGTTTCTGGTAAGAAGATTGCAGTTCTTGGATTTGCATTCAAGAAGGACACCAGTGACACTAGAAAAACTCCTGCTATTGATGTTTGCAAAGGTCTTTTAGGTGATGATGCATGCTTGAGCATATATGATCCGCGAGTGAGCGCGGATCAGATCAAGAAGGATTTGTCAATGAATAATGTTCAATGGGACCATCCAATTCACCTCCAGCCATTGAGTTCTAGCTCTTCCAATGGCTTGGAACATGTTGACATAGCTGAAGATGTTTATGAGGCAACTAAGGATGCTCATGGTATATGCATTCTTACAGAGTGGGATGAGTTTAAGGGAATTGATTTCCAGAGAGTGTTTGATGACATGCAGAAGCCAGCATTTGTTTTTGATGGTAGGAACATTTTGGATGTTGGGAAGCTGAGGGAGATTGGATTCATTGTTTACTCAATTGGGAGCCCAGTAGAACAGTGGCTCAACAACACTGTCAATTCAGCAGTGCCCTTTTGA
- the LOC107611447 gene encoding uncharacterized protein LOC107611447, giving the protein MDQGICQVLQKPDLAGRMMTWAIELSQYDLRYESRHAIKAQAMADFLVEVAGDPTEEAGTRWRLHVDGASNQTSGGAGIILESPAEVITRFGIPKVVISDNGTQFTDKKFVEFLTDLGIKQKFSSVEHPQTNGQVEAANKVVLLGLKKRLDNKKGALADELASVLWSYRTTEQSSTGETPFRLTYGVDAMIPVEIGEPSPRLLLNGVEEAVEKDLVDETREMTHFSEVALKQRMTLRYNTKVLRREFEQNDLVLRRNDIGLPTQGEGKLAANWEGPYKVKEVIGKGAYKLEKLDGKEIPRTWNVGNLRRFYS; this is encoded by the exons ATGGACCAAGGAATCTGCCAAGTGCTCCAAAAACCCGACTTAGCGGGAAGAATGATGACTTGGGCCATCGAGCTATCTCAGTATGACTTGCGATACGAGTCCCGACATGCGATCAAGGCACAAGCAATGGCAGACTTCTTGGTAGAAGTAGCGGGAGACCCGACCGAGGAagcgggcacacggtggaggctccatgtggacggggcctccaaccaaacaTCCGGGGGTGCCGGGATCATCTTGGAAAGTCCTGCCGAG GTGATAACCCGATTCGGCATCCCGAAAGTTGTTATTTCGGATAACGGGACGCAGTTCACCGATAAAAAGTTCGTGGAGTTCCTCACCGATCTGGGCATAAAACAGAAATTCTCTTCGGTGGAGCATCCCCAAACGAACGGGCAAGTCGAGGCTGCAAATAAGGTCGTCTTGCTGGGCCTCAAGAAACGGCTGGATAATAAAAAAGGTGCATTGGCCGACGAACTCGCCTCAGTCCTCTGGTCTTACCGTACAACCGAGCAGTCCTCCACGGGAGAAACCCCTTTCCGCCTGACGTACGGGGTGGACGCAATGATACCCGTAGAGATCGGCGAGCCGAGCCCACGACTACTTCTAAACGGAGTGGAAGAAGCTGTAGAGAAGGACCTAGTAGACGAGACAAGGGAGATGACCCATTTTTCAGAAGTAGCACTAAAGCAAAGAATGACCCTGCGCTACAACACCAAAGTGCTCAGGAGAGAGTTCGAACAAAACGACCTCGTCCTACGGCGCAACGACATCGGTCTCCCGACTCAGGGGGAAGGCAAGCTCGCGGCAaattgggaaggcccctacaagGTCAAAGAGGTAATTGGCAAAGGCGCCTACAAGTTGGAGAAGCTCGATGGCAAGGAAATCCCGAGAACCTGGAATGTAGGTAACCTAAGAAGGTTCTATTCTTAG